One genomic segment of Bradyrhizobium diazoefficiens includes these proteins:
- a CDS encoding GNAT family N-acetyltransferase, with amino-acid sequence MYRIRIVDVSDDDIADTLADLHQLTFFDAAAMPQFELGAWWLAYHGHEPVAFAGVVPSTHARHGGYFSRVGVLQRHWGRGLQCRLMRAIEMRGRRIGWDSIVSDTTENPVSANNFIRAGYRLFEPEAPWAWSHSLYWRKWLR; translated from the coding sequence ATGTACAGAATTCGTATCGTCGATGTGTCCGATGACGACATTGCTGACACCCTGGCCGATCTGCATCAACTGACGTTCTTCGATGCGGCGGCCATGCCGCAGTTCGAGCTTGGAGCGTGGTGGCTGGCCTATCATGGTCATGAGCCGGTCGCGTTTGCCGGCGTCGTGCCATCGACGCACGCTCGCCATGGCGGCTACTTCTCCAGGGTTGGCGTGTTGCAGCGGCACTGGGGGCGCGGCCTTCAGTGCAGGTTGATGCGTGCAATCGAAATGCGGGGGCGGCGTATAGGGTGGGATAGCATCGTGTCCGACACCACAGAAAACCCGGTCTCTGCCAATAATTTCATCCGGGCGGGCTATCGGCTCTTCGAGCCCGAGGCGCCCTGGGCCTGGTCGCACAGCCTTTATTGGCGCAAATGGCTCCGCTGA
- a CDS encoding CaiB/BaiF CoA transferase family protein has translation MPTKPQLPERSPRAAGGPSALDGLLVVDFTRVVAGPACTQTLADFGARVIKIENPDGGDDTRAYEHAEIGGESAAYLSLNRNKRGIALDLAVPEAREIALDLIRKADVVVENFSSGVMRKFGLDYESVAPLNPRLVYCSISAYGRTGPFASRPGFDPITQAESGFMSLNGFADGPAVRTGPPIVDMATGMSACNAILLALLARDRLGRGQHVEVALFDVAMGMTGFYGMAYLISGENPGRFGNSPSGSPTVGVYEAADGPLYMACANDRLYRRLVVEVLNRPDLITDPRFASRKARSENKELLRAAIAEVFASDTLENWMAKMKLANIPVGYLRTVEEGFNAPEARERNRLSRIPHPTAEWVPNIEPPINMSLTGAIDPVAAPLLGEHTEDVLRDTLGYDERRVSELAQRGAFGSGKPSALP, from the coding sequence ATGCCCACCAAGCCTCAATTGCCGGAACGTTCGCCGCGGGCGGCGGGAGGGCCGAGCGCGCTCGATGGTCTTCTGGTCGTCGACTTCACGCGCGTCGTGGCGGGGCCGGCCTGCACGCAGACGCTCGCCGATTTCGGCGCGCGCGTCATCAAGATCGAGAATCCGGACGGCGGCGACGATACGCGGGCCTACGAGCACGCCGAAATCGGCGGCGAAAGTGCAGCCTATCTCAGCCTGAACCGCAACAAGCGCGGCATCGCGCTCGATCTCGCCGTGCCGGAGGCGCGCGAGATCGCGCTCGATCTGATCCGCAAGGCCGATGTGGTGGTGGAGAACTTTTCCAGCGGCGTCATGAGGAAATTCGGGCTCGACTATGAGTCCGTGGCGCCGCTGAACCCTCGGCTGGTTTATTGCTCGATCTCCGCCTACGGGCGTACCGGGCCGTTCGCCTCGCGGCCCGGCTTCGATCCCATCACGCAGGCCGAAAGCGGGTTCATGTCGCTCAACGGGTTTGCCGACGGCCCGGCGGTGCGCACCGGCCCGCCGATCGTGGACATGGCGACGGGAATGTCCGCCTGCAACGCGATCCTGCTGGCGCTGTTGGCGCGGGATCGGCTCGGCCGCGGGCAGCATGTCGAAGTCGCCCTGTTCGATGTCGCGATGGGCATGACGGGTTTCTACGGCATGGCTTATCTGATCAGTGGTGAGAACCCTGGCCGGTTCGGCAATTCGCCAAGCGGGTCTCCCACCGTTGGCGTTTACGAGGCAGCCGATGGGCCGCTCTACATGGCCTGCGCCAACGACCGGCTCTATCGCCGCCTTGTGGTCGAGGTGTTGAACCGGCCCGATCTGATCACCGATCCGCGCTTCGCCTCGCGCAAGGCACGCTCCGAGAACAAGGAGCTGCTGCGTGCAGCGATCGCGGAGGTGTTTGCGAGCGATACGCTCGAGAACTGGATGGCGAAGATGAAGCTGGCCAACATTCCGGTTGGCTATCTCCGCACCGTTGAGGAGGGCTTCAACGCGCCGGAGGCCCGGGAGCGCAATCGCTTGAGCCGGATTCCACACCCTACGGCGGAATGGGTCCCCAACATCGAACCTCCAATCAATATGAGCTTGACCGGAGCCATTGATCCCGTGGCTGCACCCCTGCTGGGTGAGCATACTGAAGACGTCCTGCGTGATACGCTCGGATACGACGAACGGCGGGTATCGGAGTTGGCACAAAGGGGAGCTTTTGGATCAGGCAAGCCATCTGCCCTGCCTTGA